In Treponema rectale, a single genomic region encodes these proteins:
- a CDS encoding ankyrin repeat domain-containing protein — MNRFFFSIWVLLLLFSCNLKNNSHKNTTISLEDQLIIALDNYEYKKACKIIQLGADKNIIYNKQPLLMYAVSKNLTNFSLFLINDNADVNIMDEDENNTLLSLAIYNKNFEIEKAIVEKGVNLNYKNKKNDDYISICIIEKDYKFLSYILLNNEIQKLFEKNKEKYLYQFIYNWNLETSDMIDVMYKENFEVFNKVPVLLIGIDNIDVLKFFINKGIDPNKKYFNPDNDEFVTPLEYAYSAEYKYTHYLGTDSKFSDESDEVKNIRKIIKFLKTKTASPHQ, encoded by the coding sequence ATGAATAGATTTTTTTTTAGTATATGGGTACTACTTCTTCTTTTTAGTTGTAATTTAAAAAATAATTCTCATAAGAATACAACTATTTCATTAGAAGATCAGTTAATAATAGCTCTGGATAATTATGAATATAAAAAGGCATGTAAAATAATACAGTTAGGTGCTGATAAGAATATTATATATAATAAACAACCATTGTTGATGTATGCAGTTAGTAAGAATCTAACGAATTTTAGTTTATTTTTAATAAATGATAATGCAGATGTTAATATAATGGATGAGGATGAAAACAATACATTGTTATCTCTGGCAATTTATAATAAGAATTTTGAAATTGAAAAAGCCATTGTTGAAAAGGGTGTTAACCTGAATTATAAAAATAAGAAAAATGATGATTATATATCTATATGCATAATTGAGAAGGATTATAAATTTTTAAGTTATATTCTTTTAAATAATGAAATTCAAAAATTATTTGAAAAAAATAAGGAGAAATATCTTTATCAATTTATCTATAATTGGAATTTAGAGACTTCTGACATGATTGATGTTATGTACAAAGAAAATTTTGAAGTCTTTAATAAAGTTCCTGTTTTATTAATTGGAATAGATAATATTGATGTTTTAAAATTTTTTATAAATAAAGGAATTGATCCTAATAAAAAATATTTTAACCCAGATAATGATGAGTTTGTTACACCATTAGAGTATGCATACAGTGCGGAGTATAAATATACTCATTATTTAGGAACAGATTCAAAATTTTCAGATGAATCTGATGAAGTTAAAAATAT